A DNA window from Streptococcus parapneumoniae contains the following coding sequences:
- a CDS encoding TDT family transporter, with product MKKLPLVFSGCLLGLAGAGNLVLDTLPVLSHLLSLTGLILWIYFLLLHLFNWKETKQELTKPPLLSGMATFPMAGMILSTYVFRVFPHLPLVAQGLWWCSFLLDLALIAGFTIKFACPGKRVNATPSWTVLYVGIAVAALTYPLVGIIEIAYATLSFGFLLTFYLYPLIYSDLKKNPLPLALLGQEGIYCAPFSLLLASLVRVGGASLPTWLLIAMILASQFFFFFVLTRLPNILKQGFQPAFSALTFPTIITATSLKMAQGILKLPFLDYLVLAETIICLTILFFVLGAYLIWLRKKV from the coding sequence ATGAAAAAACTCCCCTTAGTATTTTCAGGTTGTTTGCTAGGTTTGGCAGGAGCTGGAAATCTCGTTTTAGATACGTTGCCGGTTCTGTCCCATCTATTGAGTCTGACAGGTTTGATTTTGTGGATTTACTTTCTGCTTCTGCATCTTTTTAATTGGAAAGAAACCAAGCAAGAGTTGACCAAGCCCCCTCTTTTATCAGGGATGGCAACCTTTCCCATGGCTGGGATGATTTTATCGACCTATGTCTTTCGCGTATTCCCTCATCTTCCTTTGGTTGCGCAAGGACTCTGGTGGTGTTCATTTCTCTTGGATTTGGCCTTGATTGCTGGTTTCACCATCAAGTTTGCTTGTCCAGGTAAGAGAGTCAATGCGACTCCAAGTTGGACTGTTCTCTATGTAGGGATAGCAGTGGCTGCTTTAACCTATCCTCTTGTAGGTATCATCGAAATTGCCTATGCGACCTTGAGTTTTGGTTTTCTCCTAACCTTCTATCTCTATCCGCTTATTTATAGCGATTTAAAGAAAAATCCACTCCCATTAGCCTTGCTTGGGCAAGAAGGTATCTACTGTGCTCCTTTCTCTCTACTCTTGGCTTCCCTAGTTCGAGTTGGAGGAGCCAGCCTACCGACTTGGCTCTTGATTGCCATGATTTTGGCTTCCCAGTTCTTCTTTTTCTTTGTTTTGACTCGCCTGCCCAATATTTTAAAACAAGGCTTTCAACCAGCCTTCTCAGCCCTCACCTTCCCAACCATTATCACAGCTACTTCGCTCAAGATGGCTCAGGGAATTTTGAAACTTCCATTTCTGGATTACCTAGTATTGGCTGAAACCATTATATGCCTAACTATTTTATTCTTTGTACTAGGTGCTTATCTGATTTGGTTACGAAAAAAGGTCTAG
- a CDS encoding carboxymuconolactone decarboxylase family protein, translating into MTTFTIHTVESAPAEVKEVLETVEKDNNGYIPNLIGLLANAPTALEAYRTVASINRRNSLTPVEREVVQITAAVTNGCAFCVAGHTAFSIKQIQMNDDLIQALRNRTPIETDPKLDTLAKFTLAVINTKGRVGDEALAEFLEAGYTQQNALDVVLGVSLASLCNYANNLANTPINPELQPYA; encoded by the coding sequence ATGACAACATTTACAATCCATACAGTAGAATCAGCACCAGCAGAAGTGAAAGAAGTTCTTGAGACAGTAGAAAAAGACAACAATGGCTATATTCCCAACCTAATCGGTCTTTTGGCCAATGCCCCGACTGCTTTAGAAGCCTACCGAACTGTCGCATCTATCAACCGTCGCAACAGCCTGACACCCGTTGAGCGTGAAGTGGTGCAAATCACGGCAGCCGTGACCAATGGTTGTGCCTTCTGTGTCGCAGGTCACACAGCCTTTTCCATCAAACAAATCCAGATGAATGATGACTTGATTCAAGCTCTTCGCAATCGTACTCCAATTGAAACAGATCCTAAATTGGATACCCTAGCTAAGTTTACTTTGGCAGTTATCAATACCAAGGGTCGTGTAGGAGATGAAGCCTTGGCTGAGTTTTTAGAAGCTGGCTACACGCAACAAAATGCCTTGGATGTAGTCCTTGGTGTCAGCCTAGCAAGCCTCTGTAATTATGCCAACAACCTAGCCAATACCCCAATTAACCCAGAATTGCAACCTTATGCTTAA